The Oscillatoria sp. FACHB-1406 genome has a window encoding:
- the petC gene encoding cytochrome b6-f complex iron-sulfur subunit, translating to MTQSSLPSDVPGMGRRQFMNLLTFGTMTATALGALYPVVKYFVPPSSGGSGGGVTAKDKLGNDVVVSEFLSSHNAGDRVLAQGLKGDATYIVVTDSKEIANYGINAVCTHLGCVVPWNASENKFMCPCHGSQYNAEGKVVRGPAPLSLALAHANVTDDKLVFSEWTETDFRTGENPWWA from the coding sequence ATGACTCAAAGTTCCCTACCTTCAGATGTCCCAGGAATGGGGCGACGGCAGTTCATGAACCTGCTCACTTTCGGTACGATGACCGCCACAGCGTTGGGGGCATTGTACCCCGTTGTTAAATACTTCGTTCCTCCTTCGAGCGGTGGATCGGGTGGCGGCGTAACAGCCAAAGATAAGCTGGGCAATGATGTTGTTGTCAGCGAATTTCTCAGCAGCCATAATGCAGGCGATCGCGTCCTCGCTCAAGGCTTAAAAGGCGATGCAACTTATATCGTCGTCACCGACAGCAAAGAAATCGCTAATTACGGGATTAACGCCGTCTGCACGCACTTAGGCTGCGTCGTGCCTTGGAATGCCAGCGAAAACAAATTCATGTGTCCCTGTCACGGTTCTCAGTACAACGCTGAAGGAAAAGTCGTGCGCGGCCCCGCACCCCTTTCTTTGGCCCTCGCTCATGCTAACGTCACTGACGATAAGCTCGTGTTCTCCGAGTGGACTGAAACCGACTTCCGCACCGGCGAGAATCCTTGGTGGGCGTAA
- a CDS encoding outer membrane beta-barrel protein → MKKAPNALEVIALTALTFAVASTARAEETKDISPNFDAETVPIAALNPSAMPALRDTPDTEDRLQEFDRITALDPSASETALESPSLAPETESFPTAPKTLAASTPEIESFPTAPKTLAASTPPTELPRTAPRNQVAQRRNPNPSNLPAGIYGALSGDLRLLREAQLQGLAVSGIGTIGTGSTDFFAGFGINAAVGYKSLQNNLRVEAQLAYGQNEIGVVELPAIASRSISTTTVNGKGSISTFTGFLNGYYDLNTGSNWQPYIGGGIGLTRLASNGISATYPGTDLTTSVDDARWGFAYQIMAGTAYYLSPQTAVTLGYRYFDPLGGNTFDTPLGEVRLKDGGAHNFEFGVRHFF, encoded by the coding sequence GTGAAAAAAGCACCAAATGCGCTCGAAGTTATCGCTTTAACAGCCTTGACTTTCGCTGTTGCGAGTACCGCCCGAGCCGAAGAAACCAAAGATATCAGCCCCAACTTTGACGCTGAAACCGTCCCCATTGCTGCCCTCAATCCTTCAGCAATGCCCGCCCTGCGAGATACCCCAGATACCGAAGATAGGCTGCAAGAATTCGATCGCATCACCGCCCTCGATCCTTCGGCTTCCGAAACCGCCCTAGAGTCGCCCTCCCTCGCCCCCGAAACCGAATCATTCCCCACCGCACCGAAAACGCTCGCTGCTTCTACCCCCGAAATCGAATCATTCCCCACCGCGCCGAAAACGCTAGCTGCTTCTACCCCACCGACAGAACTCCCTCGTACCGCGCCCAGAAACCAAGTCGCCCAAAGAAGAAACCCCAACCCAAGTAACTTACCCGCAGGCATCTACGGCGCGCTGAGTGGCGATTTGCGCCTGTTGAGAGAAGCTCAACTCCAAGGATTAGCCGTATCGGGAATCGGAACAATCGGTACGGGAAGCACCGACTTTTTCGCGGGTTTTGGGATTAATGCCGCAGTCGGTTATAAATCACTCCAAAACAATTTGAGAGTTGAAGCCCAATTAGCTTACGGTCAAAACGAGATTGGCGTTGTCGAACTTCCCGCGATCGCTTCTCGTTCCATTTCCACAACAACAGTTAACGGCAAGGGCAGTATTTCTACCTTTACTGGATTCCTCAACGGCTACTACGATCTCAACACCGGCTCGAATTGGCAGCCCTATATCGGCGGCGGAATTGGGCTAACGCGACTGGCCAGTAACGGTATTAGCGCCACCTATCCCGGAACCGATTTAACCACCAGCGTGGACGATGCGAGATGGGGTTTTGCCTATCAAATTATGGCGGGAACGGCCTATTATCTCAGTCCTCAAACCGCCGTAACCTTGGGCTATCGCTACTTCGATCCCCTAGGCGGCAATACCTTCGACACGCCGTTAGGAGAAGTGCGCTTGAAAGATGGCGGCGCGCATAACTTTGAGTTTGGCGTGCGCCACTTCTTTTAA